The following are encoded together in the Clostridia bacterium genome:
- the carA gene encoding glutamine-hydrolyzing carbamoyl-phosphate synthase small subunit, with product MKKFLVLADGSVFEGVGFGADRDAVGELVFTTGVCGYIETLTDPSYYGQIVMQTFPQIGNYGVIREDFEGKPALFGYVTREYCDAPSNFRCGGTLDAFLRESGIPAICGVDTREITRRIRESGTMNAAICSEIPADLSAIKAYSVKDAVAAVSRRDSAVFPALNGERFRVALIDYGAKGHIVQCLRERGCSVTELPFDVTAEYILSNGFDGVMLSNGPGDPAENAAAVAELKKLLGKLPIFGICLGHQLLALAAGGRTVKLPYGHRGANQPVRDLESGRVYITSQNHGYAADGSIPGATELFKNANDGTNEGLAYPGLQALSVQFHPEASAGPHDAGFMFDRFIQLMEDNK from the coding sequence ATGAAGAAATTTCTCGTGCTTGCCGACGGCTCGGTCTTCGAGGGCGTCGGCTTCGGCGCCGACAGAGACGCGGTCGGCGAGCTCGTTTTCACCACCGGCGTCTGCGGTTATATAGAAACGCTGACCGACCCGAGCTACTACGGGCAGATCGTCATGCAGACCTTCCCGCAGATCGGCAACTACGGCGTCATAAGGGAGGACTTCGAAGGGAAGCCCGCCCTTTTCGGCTACGTTACGCGCGAATACTGCGACGCGCCCTCAAACTTCCGCTGCGGCGGCACGCTCGACGCCTTCCTGCGCGAAAGCGGCATCCCCGCGATCTGCGGAGTCGACACGCGCGAGATCACCCGCCGCATACGCGAAAGCGGCACGATGAACGCCGCGATATGCTCCGAAATCCCCGCCGACCTTTCCGCGATAAAGGCGTATTCAGTCAAAGACGCCGTCGCCGCTGTCAGCCGCCGCGACTCCGCCGTCTTCCCCGCGCTGAACGGCGAACGCTTCAGGGTCGCGCTCATCGACTACGGCGCGAAGGGGCACATCGTGCAGTGCCTGCGCGAACGCGGCTGCTCCGTGACCGAGCTGCCCTTCGACGTTACGGCGGAGTACATACTTTCAAACGGCTTCGACGGCGTGATGCTCTCAAACGGCCCGGGCGATCCGGCGGAGAACGCCGCCGCCGTCGCGGAGCTGAAAAAGCTGCTCGGAAAGCTGCCGATCTTCGGCATCTGCCTCGGGCATCAGCTCCTCGCGCTCGCCGCCGGCGGACGCACCGTCAAGCTCCCCTACGGGCACCGCGGCGCGAACCAGCCCGTCCGCGACCTTGAAAGCGGGCGCGTCTACATCACGAGCCAGAACCACGGCTACGCCGCCGACGGAAGCATCCCCGGCGCGACGGAGCTTTTCAAAAACGCCAACGACGGCACGAACGAGGGCCTCGCCTACCCCGGCCTGCAGGCGCTCTCCGTGCAGTTCCACCCCGAAGCGAGCGCAGGTCCGCACGACGCGGGCTTCATGTTCGACCGCTTTATTCAGCTGATGGAGGATAATAAGTAA
- the carB gene encoding carbamoyl-phosphate synthase large subunit: MPRDPEIKKVVVIGSGPIVIGQAAEFDYAGAQACRVLRAEGVDTVLVNSNPATIMTDAALADEIYLEPLNEETLKRVIEKEKPDSLLASLGGQTGLTLAMKLSRDGWLAAHGVRLLGTDAEAISRAEDRELFKQTMEELGQPTIPSDIANDVETALYIADRIKYPVIVRPAFTLGGSGGGIAYNAEELRSVAAIGLDTSPIRQILVERYIYGWKEIELETVRDSAGNAIAVCSMENFDPVGVHTGDSIVAAPALTLSDKEYQMLRTASLDIISALGIVGGCNCQFALDPDSFEYAVIEVNPRVSRSSALASKATGYPIAKITTKLALGYTLDEIPNEITGKTCACFEPTVDYVVVKFPKWPFDKFPGSDRTLGTQMKATGEVMAIAHSFEAAVMKAARGAEISLDTLDRSGGGEPVEERLKRMDDHRLFTIFEALRKGVGADEINAATRIDKYFIGCLKKLADFENEIEGRALTEEEYLRAKRLGYTDKALARLSAHPLPPHRDAVYKMVDTCAAEFDAETPYFYSTYDDACDSRRFVRSGKPVIIVLGSGPIRIGQGIEFDYSSVHCVKTLKEIGYDVVIINNNPETVSTDYDTADRLYFEPLCEEDVMNVIRAENPVGVVVAFGGQTAIRLAKFLDENGVKILGTSADGIDTAEDRERFDALLERFSIRRPKGESVTTEEGALAAAKELGYPVLLRPSYVIGGQNMTIAHDERDVSVYMRRILAGGISAPVLCDKYMMGPELEVDVISDGTDVLIPGIMQHIERAGVHSGDSIAVYPTYNIGDIMLKKLVDYSTKLALALGTKGLVNIQYLIYENELYVIEVNPRASRTVPYISKVSGVPMVDIASRVMCGATLRELGCGTGLCPTPPYYAVKVPVFSFEKLTDVNAYLGPEMKSTGEALGIGRTLPEALFKGLTAAGIKVVSPHDTNADVGVFLSVDAHDLYEVVGLAKKFDDLGMKLYATADTADSIASLGIDVERVPGVRESGEVFNLIESGAVSYVVYTGAVYDDTIEDYIALHRRALAHSVACFTSLDTANAVADIIASRYNAFNTELVDIAHMRRERPRLRFTKMQGSGNDYIFFENFDGALPAPESLCVTLCDRAYGVGGDGIVYIERSEVADAKMRIFNRDGSEGLMAGNSIRCVGKYLHDKGIVAGDEISVETASGIKKLRLYLTNGRVTSVTVDMGEADFDAASLPSALGGEIIDRPVNVAGEERRITCLSVGNPHCVIFCDRVDAVDVPRVGQIFEHADMFPDRINVEFVRVVNPTTLKMRVWERGNGETLACGTGACAGAAAAIRLGLCRADGDVTVKLPGGDLSVRVENGRVLLTGDAAFVYEGEVEI; this comes from the coding sequence ATGCCGCGCGATCCCGAAATCAAAAAAGTCGTCGTCATCGGCTCCGGCCCCATCGTTATCGGGCAGGCCGCCGAGTTCGACTACGCCGGCGCCCAGGCCTGCCGCGTGCTTCGCGCGGAGGGAGTGGACACCGTGCTAGTCAACTCCAACCCCGCCACGATAATGACCGACGCCGCGCTCGCCGACGAAATATACCTCGAGCCCCTCAACGAAGAAACGCTCAAGCGCGTCATCGAGAAGGAGAAGCCCGACAGTCTGCTCGCCTCCCTCGGCGGACAGACCGGCCTTACGCTCGCGATGAAGCTCTCCCGCGACGGCTGGCTCGCCGCGCACGGCGTGCGCCTGCTCGGCACCGACGCGGAAGCCATTTCGCGCGCCGAGGACCGCGAGCTTTTCAAGCAGACGATGGAGGAGCTCGGCCAGCCGACGATACCCTCCGACATCGCCAACGACGTCGAAACCGCGCTTTATATCGCTGACAGGATTAAATACCCCGTCATCGTGCGCCCCGCCTTCACCCTCGGCGGAAGCGGCGGCGGCATCGCATATAACGCCGAGGAGCTGCGCTCCGTCGCGGCGATAGGGCTCGACACCTCCCCGATACGCCAGATACTCGTAGAGCGTTACATCTACGGCTGGAAGGAGATCGAGTTAGAGACCGTCCGCGACAGCGCCGGCAACGCCATCGCCGTCTGCAGCATGGAGAACTTCGACCCCGTCGGCGTCCACACCGGCGACAGCATCGTCGCCGCGCCCGCGCTGACGCTCTCCGACAAGGAATACCAGATGCTCCGCACGGCGTCGCTCGACATAATCTCCGCGCTCGGCATCGTCGGCGGCTGCAACTGCCAGTTCGCGCTCGATCCCGACAGCTTCGAATACGCCGTCATCGAGGTCAACCCGCGCGTTTCGCGCTCCTCCGCCCTCGCGTCGAAGGCGACCGGATACCCGATCGCGAAGATCACCACGAAGCTCGCGCTCGGCTACACGCTCGACGAGATACCCAACGAAATAACCGGCAAGACCTGCGCCTGCTTCGAGCCGACGGTCGACTACGTCGTCGTCAAGTTCCCGAAGTGGCCCTTCGACAAGTTCCCCGGCAGCGACCGCACGCTCGGCACGCAGATGAAGGCGACCGGCGAGGTCATGGCCATCGCCCACTCCTTTGAGGCCGCCGTAATGAAGGCGGCGCGCGGCGCGGAGATCTCTCTCGACACGCTCGACCGCTCCGGCGGCGGCGAGCCGGTAGAAGAACGGCTGAAGCGCATGGACGACCACCGCCTTTTCACGATATTCGAGGCGCTCCGCAAGGGAGTCGGCGCCGACGAGATAAACGCCGCGACGCGCATCGACAAATACTTCATCGGCTGCCTGAAGAAGCTCGCCGACTTCGAGAACGAAATCGAGGGGCGCGCGCTGACGGAGGAAGAATACCTCCGCGCAAAGCGCCTCGGCTACACCGACAAGGCGCTGGCGCGGCTCTCCGCGCACCCGCTTCCGCCGCACCGCGACGCCGTCTATAAGATGGTCGACACCTGCGCCGCGGAGTTCGACGCGGAAACGCCGTATTTCTACTCGACCTACGACGACGCCTGCGACTCGCGCCGCTTCGTCCGCTCCGGCAAGCCGGTCATAATCGTGCTCGGATCCGGCCCGATACGCATCGGGCAGGGCATCGAGTTCGACTACTCCTCCGTCCACTGCGTCAAAACGCTCAAGGAAATCGGCTACGACGTCGTCATCATCAACAACAACCCCGAGACCGTCTCCACCGACTACGACACCGCCGACCGCCTCTATTTCGAGCCGCTCTGCGAGGAGGACGTGATGAACGTCATCCGCGCCGAGAACCCCGTGGGAGTCGTCGTCGCCTTCGGCGGCCAGACCGCGATACGCCTCGCGAAGTTCCTTGACGAAAACGGAGTGAAAATACTCGGCACCTCCGCCGACGGCATCGACACCGCCGAGGACCGCGAGCGCTTCGACGCGCTGCTCGAGCGCTTCTCGATAAGGCGCCCGAAGGGCGAATCCGTCACCACCGAGGAAGGCGCGCTCGCCGCTGCGAAAGAGCTCGGCTACCCCGTGCTGCTCCGCCCGAGCTACGTCATCGGCGGCCAGAATATGACCATCGCGCACGACGAGCGCGACGTATCGGTCTATATGCGCCGCATACTCGCCGGAGGCATCTCCGCGCCCGTGCTCTGCGACAAATACATGATGGGGCCCGAGCTCGAGGTGGACGTCATCTCCGACGGCACGGACGTGCTCATCCCCGGCATAATGCAGCACATCGAGCGCGCCGGAGTACATTCCGGCGACTCCATCGCCGTCTACCCGACCTACAACATCGGCGACATAATGCTGAAAAAGCTCGTCGACTACTCGACGAAGCTCGCCCTCGCGCTCGGCACGAAGGGCCTTGTCAACATACAGTATCTCATATACGAAAACGAGCTCTACGTTATCGAAGTCAACCCCCGCGCGTCGCGCACCGTGCCGTATATCAGCAAGGTCTCCGGCGTGCCGATGGTGGATATCGCCTCCCGCGTCATGTGCGGAGCGACGCTGCGCGAGCTCGGCTGCGGAACGGGGCTCTGCCCGACTCCGCCCTACTACGCCGTCAAGGTGCCTGTCTTCTCCTTCGAGAAGCTGACCGACGTCAACGCGTACCTCGGGCCCGAGATGAAGTCCACCGGCGAAGCGCTCGGCATCGGCAGGACTCTGCCGGAAGCGCTCTTCAAGGGACTGACCGCCGCGGGCATCAAGGTAGTTTCGCCGCACGATACGAACGCCGACGTCGGCGTCTTCCTCAGCGTCGACGCGCACGATCTCTACGAAGTCGTCGGGCTCGCCAAGAAGTTCGACGATCTCGGCATGAAGCTCTACGCGACCGCCGACACCGCCGACTCCATCGCCTCGCTCGGCATCGACGTCGAGCGCGTGCCCGGAGTGCGTGAAAGCGGCGAGGTCTTCAACCTCATCGAGAGCGGCGCGGTCAGCTACGTCGTCTACACCGGCGCCGTCTACGACGACACCATCGAGGACTATATCGCGCTGCACCGCCGCGCGCTCGCGCATTCGGTGGCGTGCTTCACGTCGCTCGACACCGCGAACGCCGTAGCGGACATAATCGCGAGCCGCTACAACGCCTTCAACACCGAGCTGGTGGACATAGCGCATATGCGCAGGGAGCGTCCGCGCCTGCGCTTCACGAAGATGCAGGGCTCCGGCAACGACTACATCTTCTTCGAGAACTTCGACGGCGCGCTGCCCGCGCCGGAATCCCTCTGCGTCACCCTCTGCGACCGCGCCTACGGCGTCGGCGGCGACGGGATCGTCTATATCGAGCGCTCCGAGGTCGCGGACGCGAAGATGCGCATCTTCAACCGCGACGGAAGCGAGGGACTTATGGCGGGCAACAGCATCCGCTGCGTCGGCAAATATCTGCACGACAAGGGGATTGTCGCCGGCGACGAGATCTCCGTAGAGACCGCGAGCGGAATAAAGAAGCTGCGGCTGTATCTGACCAACGGGCGCGTGACCTCCGTCACCGTCGATATGGGCGAAGCCGACTTCGACGCCGCATCCCTGCCCTCCGCGCTCGGCGGCGAGATAATCGACCGCCCGGTGAACGTCGCGGGCGAGGAGCGCCGCATAACCTGCCTCTCGGTAGGCAACCCGCACTGCGTCATCTTCTGCGACCGCGTGGACGCCGTGGACGTGCCGCGCGTCGGTCAGATTTTCGAGCACGCGGATATGTTCCCCGACAGGATAAACGTCGAGTTCGTCCGCGTCGTCAACCCCACGACGCTGAAAATGCGCGTCTGGGAGCGCGGCAACGGCGAAACGCTCGCCTGCGGTACCGGCGCCTGCGCCGGAGCCGCCGCCGCGATACGCCTCGGGCTCTGCCGCGCGGACGGCGACGTGACCGTCAAGCTACCCGGCGGCGACCTGAGCGTCCGCGTCGAGAACGGCCGCGTACTGCTGACCGGCGACGCCGCCTTCGTGTATGAGGGCGAAGTGGAAATATAA
- a CDS encoding calcium/sodium antiporter, which translates to MLVAVLLFILGLVMLIFGGDWFVDGSVGIARRLKMSELIIGATVVSIGTTLPEVMVSVTAAFETHPEIAYGNAIGSIICNTALISAVTMAVRPSDVDKKTLRLPLAFFFAAAAAYAAVAYTTGYFSRLMGIGLLLVFVAYMFALIITSRRAGRKLEAQKEEPEPAPEGKAWKDILLLVVGAALIAVGARLLVDNGTKIATELGVPETVIALTFVALGTSLPELVTAITSLVKGHSALSLGNIIGANLFNLVLVSGAAMTVRPFGVPAEKLIGGMNASLVVDIPVMGAVMLIMALPALIRGKVSRWQGILLLCIYAGYCVFQFAL; encoded by the coding sequence ATGCTTGTTGCCGTTTTACTGTTTATTCTGGGGCTCGTGATGCTGATATTCGGAGGCGACTGGTTCGTCGACGGCTCCGTCGGCATCGCCCGCCGGCTGAAGATGTCGGAGCTGATCATCGGCGCGACGGTCGTTTCGATAGGCACCACGCTGCCGGAGGTGATGGTCTCCGTCACCGCGGCGTTCGAGACTCATCCGGAGATCGCCTACGGGAACGCCATCGGCTCGATAATCTGCAACACCGCGCTTATCTCCGCGGTGACTATGGCGGTGCGTCCGTCGGACGTCGATAAGAAGACGCTCCGCCTGCCGCTCGCGTTCTTCTTCGCCGCGGCGGCGGCTTACGCGGCGGTCGCGTACACGACCGGGTATTTCTCGCGCCTGATGGGCATAGGCCTGCTGCTCGTTTTCGTCGCGTATATGTTCGCGCTGATAATCACCTCGCGCAGGGCGGGCAGGAAGCTCGAGGCGCAGAAGGAGGAGCCGGAGCCGGCTCCGGAGGGCAAGGCGTGGAAGGATATCCTGCTGCTCGTCGTCGGCGCGGCGCTGATCGCGGTCGGCGCGCGTCTGCTCGTCGATAACGGCACGAAGATCGCCACCGAGCTGGGAGTGCCGGAAACGGTCATCGCGCTGACCTTCGTCGCGCTCGGCACGTCGCTGCCGGAGCTCGTCACGGCGATAACCTCGCTCGTCAAGGGGCACAGCGCCCTTTCGCTCGGCAACATAATAGGCGCGAACCTCTTCAACCTCGTGCTCGTCAGCGGCGCGGCGATGACGGTCAGACCGTTCGGCGTGCCCGCGGAAAAGCTGATCGGCGGCATGAACGCCTCGCTCGTCGTGGATATTCCGGTCATGGGCGCGGTGATGCTGATAATGGCGCTTCCGGCGCTTATCCGCGGCAAGGTAAGCCGCTGGCAGGGGATACTGCTGCTGTGTATTTACGCGGGGTATTGTGTCTTCCAATTTGCATTATAA
- the rpsF gene encoding 30S ribosomal protein S6, whose product MSKIKNNYEAMFVIDCDLDSKEENATANLVAKFKSFIEENAENVELEEWGMRKLAYPINYKDSGYYCVCKFTSETEFPAELERNFNINESIIRYLVIKLEK is encoded by the coding sequence ATGTCAAAGATCAAGAACAACTACGAAGCTATGTTCGTCATCGACTGCGATCTCGACAGCAAGGAAGAAAACGCTACCGCCAATCTGGTGGCGAAATTCAAGTCCTTCATCGAAGAGAACGCCGAGAACGTCGAGCTCGAGGAGTGGGGCATGCGCAAGCTCGCTTATCCGATCAACTACAAGGACAGCGGCTATTACTGCGTCTGCAAGTTCACCAGCGAGACCGAGTTCCCCGCCGAGCTGGAGCGTAACTTCAACATCAACGAGAGCATCATCCGCTATCTCGTCATCAAGCTTGAGAAGTAA
- a CDS encoding single-stranded DNA-binding protein has translation MINKVILMGRLVADPELKHTQSDVPVVSTRIAVDRDFKSASGERQADFIDIVCWRERAEFVSRYFRKGNMIAVVGSLQSRQFETKDGQKRTAYEVVCDQVSFTGEKANNAPSAGGSYAPRQDAPAPEFSAPGGDDFEEVDDDSQLPF, from the coding sequence ATGATTAACAAGGTCATTCTTATGGGCCGCCTCGTGGCCGATCCCGAGCTCAAGCATACCCAGAGCGACGTACCCGTCGTCTCCACCCGCATCGCCGTAGACCGCGATTTCAAATCCGCGAGCGGCGAGCGTCAGGCCGATTTCATCGACATCGTCTGCTGGCGCGAAAGAGCGGAGTTCGTCTCCCGCTATTTCCGCAAGGGCAACATGATCGCCGTCGTCGGCTCCCTGCAGAGCCGCCAGTTCGAGACCAAGGACGGTCAGAAGCGTACCGCCTACGAGGTCGTCTGCGATCAGGTATCCTTCACCGGCGAAAAAGCCAACAACGCTCCCTCCGCCGGCGGAAGCTACGCGCCCCGTCAGGACGCGCCCGCTCCGGAGTTCAGCGCTCCCGGCGGCGACGACTTCGAGGAAGTCGACGACGACAGCCAGCTGCCCTTCTGA
- a CDS encoding 30S ribosomal protein S18 has product MEKENTAPRFSKKPRKKVCAFCVDRVDYIDYKDVGKLRKYISERAKILPRRTTGTCAYHQTQLTTAIKRARHCALLPYVNN; this is encoded by the coding sequence ATGGAAAAAGAGAACACCGCGCCGCGCTTCTCCAAGAAGCCCCGCAAAAAGGTCTGCGCCTTCTGCGTCGACCGCGTCGATTACATCGACTATAAGGACGTCGGCAAGCTCCGCAAGTACATTTCCGAGAGAGCGAAGATCCTGCCCCGCAGGACCACCGGCACCTGCGCTTATCATCAGACTCAGCTGACCACCGCCATCAAGAGAGCCCGCCACTGCGCGCTGCTCCCCTACGTCAACAACTGA
- a CDS encoding glutamate-5-semialdehyde dehydrogenase: MDIRAIGAASKAASRIIGTSSNETRNAALRAIAAALEARKAEIFAANEADLAAARENGMSAAMLDRLALNESRVKLMAQGALELLGVPDPLDRVFDERVRPNGLKITKKAVPLGVIAIIYEARPNVTVDAAVLCLKSGNAVILKGGKEAINSNLKLGEIMRSALESAGLPADCVTVLPDTSREAATALMTLNDYVDVLIPRGGAGLISAVVKNATVPTIETGTGNCHAFVDASADLDMAADIIFNAKTSRPSVCNALETALVHADVAEKFLPLMKAKLDEKNVELRGCERARVILGGCVKPASESDWANEFLDYILAVKVVAGIDEALAHIARYSTGHSEAIITENAENAARFLREVDAAAVYVNASTRFTDGGEFGYGAEIGISTQKLHARGPMGVDCLTTYKYLIEGDGQVR; the protein is encoded by the coding sequence ATGGATATCAGAGCCATCGGCGCCGCGTCGAAAGCGGCGTCGCGCATAATAGGAACCTCCTCGAACGAAACGCGCAACGCCGCGCTCCGTGCGATCGCCGCCGCGCTTGAAGCGCGCAAGGCCGAGATCTTCGCCGCGAACGAAGCGGACCTCGCCGCCGCGCGCGAAAACGGCATGAGCGCCGCGATGCTCGACCGCCTCGCGCTGAACGAGAGCCGCGTGAAGCTCATGGCGCAGGGCGCGCTCGAACTGCTCGGCGTTCCCGACCCGCTCGACCGCGTCTTCGACGAGCGCGTCCGCCCCAACGGGCTGAAGATAACGAAAAAAGCGGTGCCGCTCGGCGTCATCGCGATCATATACGAGGCGCGTCCGAACGTCACCGTCGACGCCGCCGTGCTCTGCCTGAAAAGCGGCAACGCCGTTATCCTGAAGGGCGGCAAAGAGGCGATAAACTCCAACCTCAAGCTCGGCGAGATAATGCGTTCCGCGCTCGAGAGCGCGGGGCTTCCCGCCGACTGCGTCACCGTCCTGCCGGATACCTCGCGCGAAGCGGCTACGGCGCTGATGACGCTTAACGATTACGTCGACGTGCTTATCCCGCGCGGAGGCGCCGGACTCATCTCCGCGGTGGTGAAGAACGCCACCGTACCGACGATAGAAACGGGAACGGGCAACTGCCACGCCTTCGTGGACGCCTCCGCCGACCTCGATATGGCGGCGGATATAATCTTCAACGCCAAGACCTCGCGCCCCTCCGTCTGCAACGCGCTCGAAACCGCGCTCGTTCACGCTGACGTCGCGGAGAAGTTCCTGCCGCTGATGAAGGCGAAGCTTGACGAGAAGAACGTCGAGCTGCGCGGCTGCGAACGCGCCCGCGTGATCCTCGGCGGCTGCGTGAAGCCCGCGTCCGAGAGCGACTGGGCGAACGAATTCCTCGACTATATCCTCGCCGTCAAGGTCGTCGCCGGCATCGACGAAGCGCTCGCGCATATCGCGCGCTACTCCACAGGACACAGCGAGGCGATAATCACGGAAAACGCGGAAAACGCCGCGCGCTTTCTGCGCGAAGTTGACGCCGCGGCGGTCTACGTCAACGCCTCCACACGCTTCACCGACGGCGGCGAGTTCGGCTACGGCGCGGAGATCGGCATCTCCACGCAGAAACTCCACGCCCGCGGACCGATGGGCGTCGACTGCCTGACCACCTACAAATACCTCATCGAAGGCGACGGTCAGGTGAGATAG
- the proB gene encoding glutamate 5-kinase, translating into MEKGKRIVVKIGTSSLTGEGGSVNLRRIDELAKVLSGVRNTGNSVVLVSSGAVGVGSAMLWNGVRPTELDGLQAAAAVGQIRLMHIYDKLFAEFGVPVAQVLLTRNVVENEVQRRNCLNAFERLLSLGVIPIVNANDVVNTDEIKELAGFRDNDNLSAVVAELISADMLVFLTDADGLFDSNPHSNPNAKLIPRVTEITAEMYESCDGKSALGTGGMTSKLRAAERMLAQGRETVIMNSANPALIYELLEGKQVGTVFAAE; encoded by the coding sequence ATGGAAAAAGGCAAGAGGATAGTAGTCAAGATAGGCACGTCCTCGCTGACCGGTGAAGGCGGAAGCGTCAACCTGCGCAGGATCGACGAGCTCGCGAAGGTACTCAGCGGCGTCCGCAACACCGGCAACAGCGTGGTCCTCGTGAGCAGCGGCGCGGTCGGAGTCGGCAGCGCGATGCTCTGGAACGGCGTCCGCCCGACGGAGCTGGACGGTCTGCAGGCCGCCGCCGCGGTCGGACAGATACGCCTGATGCACATATACGACAAGCTTTTCGCCGAGTTCGGCGTGCCGGTCGCGCAGGTGCTTCTGACGCGCAACGTCGTCGAGAACGAGGTACAGCGCCGCAACTGCCTGAACGCCTTCGAGCGGCTGCTTTCGCTCGGCGTCATCCCGATAGTCAACGCCAACGACGTCGTGAACACCGACGAGATAAAAGAGCTCGCCGGCTTCCGCGACAACGATAACCTTTCCGCCGTCGTCGCGGAGCTGATAAGCGCGGATATGCTCGTCTTTCTGACCGACGCGGACGGACTTTTCGACTCCAACCCGCACTCCAACCCGAACGCGAAGCTCATCCCGCGCGTGACCGAGATAACGGCGGAGATGTACGAGAGCTGCGACGGCAAATCCGCCCTCGGCACGGGAGGCATGACCTCCAAGCTCCGCGCCGCCGAGCGTATGCTCGCGCAGGGCAGGGAAACGGTGATAATGAACAGTGCGAACCCCGCGCTGATCTACGAACTGCTTGAAGGAAAACAGGTCGGCACGGTCTTCGCCGCCGAGTGA
- a CDS encoding cell division protein ZapA, whose amino-acid sequence MSQKNIINIRIGGVPYTIKTDEPAVNVERAAADVDRRIAAHQRDAEWLSTEKALALTSIELADRYLRLKDEVDNVNARYRETSKQLFYLQKETDELKQQLFELKQGGKSEPLGDEPDNKDGGENGYGYGGEVSSFV is encoded by the coding sequence ATGAGTCAAAAGAACATCATCAACATAAGGATCGGCGGGGTGCCTTACACCATCAAGACAGACGAGCCTGCGGTGAACGTTGAACGCGCCGCCGCGGACGTCGACCGCCGCATAGCCGCGCACCAGCGCGACGCGGAATGGCTCAGCACCGAGAAGGCGCTCGCGCTGACTTCCATCGAGCTCGCTGACCGTTATCTGCGCCTGAAGGACGAGGTAGACAACGTCAACGCCCGCTACCGCGAGACATCCAAGCAGCTCTTCTATCTGCAGAAGGAAACGGACGAGCTCAAGCAGCAGTTGTTTGAGCTTAAACAGGGCGGAAAATCCGAACCGCTCGGCGACGAGCCGGATAATAAGGACGGCGGCGAAAACGGCTACGGCTACGGCGGCGAGGTGAGCAGCTTTGTCTGA
- the dut gene encoding dUTP diphosphatase, with translation MSDSRVFVKLTGRAGVKAPERATSGSAGFDLCAAIEAPLMLQPGKLASVPTGIAVKLPEGSVGLLFGRSGLGVKHGITLSNSVGVIDSDYVGEILVGLCNVSDEPYTIMPLDRIAQLVVMSPLPVTLVPAETLEDTERGSGGFGSTGR, from the coding sequence TTGTCTGACTCCCGCGTTTTCGTTAAGCTGACCGGACGCGCCGGCGTGAAGGCGCCCGAACGCGCGACCTCCGGCAGCGCAGGCTTCGACCTCTGCGCCGCGATAGAAGCGCCGCTGATGCTTCAACCCGGCAAGCTCGCATCCGTGCCGACGGGGATAGCGGTAAAGCTTCCCGAAGGCAGCGTAGGACTGCTCTTCGGCAGGAGCGGCCTCGGCGTGAAGCACGGAATTACCCTCTCGAACTCCGTCGGCGTCATCGACAGCGACTACGTCGGCGAAATATTAGTCGGACTGTGCAACGTCTCCGACGAGCCGTACACGATAATGCCGCTTGACCGTATCGCGCAGCTCGTGGTCATGTCTCCCCTGCCGGTAACGCTCGTTCCGGCCGAAACGCTCGAAGATACCGAACGCGGCTCCGGCGGCTTCGGCTCGACGGGCAGATAA